Proteins encoded by one window of Anaerolineales bacterium:
- a CDS encoding DUF1800 domain-containing protein encodes MNRRHFLKALAGAGAALAGSNVIPALARPDLPAPLRTPTPYAEREPINHVLNRWGFGARPGQADRVRQMGIEAYLEEQLNPAALPDPLAERITGNLLTLDLSVPELFALGKGQGEIAAELIIATLARAVYSERQLYEVMVNFWSEHFSIYIGKGIIPYLKTRDDCDVIRTHALGNFRDLLGASAKSPAMLVYLDNASSRKEHPNENYAREVMELHTITIGNYSEDDVKEVARAFTGWTVARGRGEYLYNPNRHDDGAKTVIGTHIPAGGGEQDGEIILDLLALHPATAAHIASKLCRRFIGDSPSEGAIKAVANAFIASGGEIKPVLRTLFALPEFWGAPPKYKRPFEYVVSVLRGVNAEIHGSAGRRNSPIGEALEIMGHVPFNHPTPDGYSDVGADWLTNLLPRWNFAVLSAYNEIPGFAVDLVGNATDSGAANDFESLANFYISTLLGRTLTPDEYRAIYSFAIRNGAESLKDRALSETVALIAASPAFQYR; translated from the coding sequence ATGAATCGACGCCATTTTTTGAAAGCACTCGCCGGAGCAGGGGCGGCGCTGGCTGGCTCAAACGTGATTCCCGCCCTCGCCCGTCCTGATCTTCCCGCCCCACTGCGTACTCCCACGCCCTATGCCGAACGCGAACCAATCAACCACGTGCTGAATCGGTGGGGGTTTGGGGCGCGTCCGGGGCAGGCGGATCGCGTCCGCCAGATGGGAATCGAAGCGTATCTTGAGGAACAGCTAAACCCCGCTGCCCTTCCCGATCCCCTTGCTGAGCGGATCACGGGCAACCTCTTGACGCTTGACCTCAGCGTTCCAGAGCTTTTCGCCCTCGGCAAGGGGCAGGGCGAGATTGCCGCTGAACTGATCATCGCCACGCTTGCCCGCGCCGTCTACAGCGAACGCCAGCTTTACGAGGTGATGGTCAATTTTTGGTCAGAGCATTTCTCAATCTACATTGGCAAAGGGATAATCCCCTACCTGAAAACAAGGGATGACTGCGACGTGATCCGCACGCACGCCCTCGGCAACTTCCGCGATCTCCTCGGCGCGTCGGCAAAGAGTCCGGCAATGCTTGTTTACCTTGATAACGCCAGCAGCCGCAAAGAACACCCCAACGAGAATTACGCCCGCGAAGTGATGGAACTGCACACGATTACCATTGGGAATTACAGCGAAGACGATGTGAAAGAGGTTGCCCGCGCCTTCACTGGCTGGACGGTAGCACGCGGGCGTGGCGAGTACCTCTATAACCCAAACCGCCATGACGACGGAGCAAAGACCGTCATTGGGACGCACATCCCTGCGGGCGGTGGCGAGCAAGACGGCGAGATAATCCTTGATCTTTTGGCGCTTCACCCCGCCACCGCTGCCCATATCGCCAGCAAATTGTGCCGCCGCTTCATTGGCGATAGTCCCTCGGAAGGGGCGATTAAAGCCGTGGCGAACGCCTTCATCGCTAGCGGCGGCGAGATCAAGCCCGTCTTGCGGACGCTTTTCGCCCTGCCCGAATTTTGGGGCGCCCCGCCAAAGTACAAGCGTCCCTTTGAATATGTTGTCTCCGTGCTGCGCGGCGTGAACGCCGAGATTCACGGCTCTGCCGGTAGGCGCAATTCGCCCATCGGAGAGGCATTGGAGATCATGGGGCATGTTCCCTTCAACCACCCCACCCCCGATGGGTATAGCGATGTTGGCGCGGATTGGCTGACGAACTTGCTGCCACGCTGGAATTTCGCCGTTCTAAGCGCCTACAACGAAATACCGGGCTTCGCCGTCGATTTGGTAGGGAACGCCACCGACAGCGGTGCTGCCAACGATTTTGAAAGCCTCGCCAATTTCTATATATCGACTCTCTTGGGGCGTACCCTGACCCCCGACGAGTACAGGGCGATCTACAGTTTCGCCATTCGCAATGGGGCGGAGTCGCTGAAAGACCGCGCTCTCTCAGAAACAGTGGCGCTCATTGCCGCCTCGCCCGCCTTTCAGTATCGCTAG
- a CDS encoding DUF1501 domain-containing protein, with protein sequence MINRHLSRRDMLQRSAALSALASASMIMPAWMPRLSFSSNALRGDILVCIFLRGGADGLNLIVPHGEKAYYAARPTLAVPRPDDTHAESPKRALDLDGFFGLNPLLAPLHPIFTQGHLTAIHAAGSPDPTRSHFDAMSYMERGTPGSYDLSSGWIGRHLATLDTQNDSAVRAVGWGTALQASLRGFVNAVSLKSIVDYHLAGDQAAAADMLTALNTLYTTSPEALGVAAAQTQGVLDLVGKLNVASYVPANGARYTRTNEFDLALMQTAALIKAEVGMEVAAIDLGGWDTHEDQTDSHARDLPILANGLAAFYADLGDLMGKVTVVIMSEFGRRLQENGSNGTDHGHGNMMMVMGGSVAKTPVISQWPGLQPEQLNRGDLAITMDYRDVLSEILSVRLGNPHIREVFPNFTPTERGVVRGSA encoded by the coding sequence ATGATCAACCGTCACCTGAGCCGTCGGGATATGCTCCAACGGAGCGCGGCGCTTTCGGCATTGGCGTCGGCATCGATGATTATGCCCGCCTGGATGCCCCGTTTGTCGTTTTCTTCCAACGCCCTGCGGGGCGACATCCTCGTCTGCATCTTCCTGCGCGGCGGCGCAGACGGCTTAAACCTGATCGTCCCACACGGCGAGAAGGCATACTATGCCGCCCGCCCAACGCTGGCAGTTCCCCGCCCGGACGATACCCATGCCGAGTCGCCCAAGCGGGCGCTTGATCTAGACGGATTCTTCGGGCTGAATCCTTTGCTTGCGCCGCTGCACCCGATCTTTACGCAAGGGCATCTCACCGCCATTCACGCCGCCGGATCGCCCGACCCAACACGCTCCCATTTTGACGCGATGAGCTACATGGAACGGGGGACACCGGGCAGCTATGACCTCAGCAGCGGGTGGATCGGGCGGCATCTTGCCACCTTAGACACCCAAAATGACTCCGCAGTACGGGCGGTGGGGTGGGGAACGGCGCTTCAGGCATCGCTGCGCGGGTTCGTCAACGCCGTTTCGCTCAAATCGATTGTCGATTACCACCTTGCCGGTGATCAGGCGGCGGCGGCGGATATGCTCACCGCGTTGAACACGCTCTACACCACCAGCCCAGAGGCGCTTGGCGTGGCGGCGGCGCAAACGCAGGGCGTTCTAGACCTTGTGGGGAAACTCAACGTCGCCAGCTATGTTCCGGCAAACGGGGCGCGATACACACGGACGAACGAATTTGATCTTGCCCTGATGCAGACCGCCGCGCTGATCAAAGCCGAGGTGGGGATGGAAGTCGCCGCGATTGATCTGGGCGGGTGGGATACCCATGAAGATCAAACGGACAGCCACGCCCGCGATCTGCCCATTTTGGCGAATGGGCTGGCGGCATTCTATGCCGATTTAGGCGATCTAATGGGAAAGGTGACTGTCGTGATCATGTCCGAGTTTGGGCGGCGGCTGCAAGAAAACGGCAGCAATGGCACCGATCACGGGCATGGAAACATGATGATGGTCATGGGCGGCAGTGTGGCAAAGACGCCCGTGATCAGCCAGTGGCCCGGACTTCAACCAGAGCAGTTGAACCGAGGCGACTTAGCAATCACGATGGATTACCGCGATGTTCTCAGCGAAATTTTAAGCGTCCGGTTGGGCAATCCCCACATCCGCGAGGTTTTTCCCAATTTCACCCCAACCGAGCGCGGCGTGGTGCGTGGATCAGCCTAA
- the prmC gene encoding peptide chain release factor N(5)-glutamine methyltransferase gives MPLPDSAHTTRTIGDALAAARTALMGHSNAPRLDSERLLAHVLAKPREHLIAHDHLPLATHDLSTYEKLIALRLKGMPLPYLLGVRPFYDRFFRVNSHVLIPRQETEGLVEAALAWIRQEKGGRARIIDVGTGSGIIAVTLAAHLPESMVIGADISAAALSVAYTNGAELPNLAFLQADLLAPVYERFNLIAANLPYIATADMSLLEVAHFEPHIALDGGGDGLHLIRRLLAMLPTRITSPGLILLEHGADQGAAVRVLAEQTFPKGRISTLRDMAGLDRIAQILV, from the coding sequence ATGCCTCTCCCTGATTCTGCCCACACCACGCGCACCATTGGAGATGCGCTGGCTGCCGCCCGCACCGCCCTCATGGGGCATAGCAATGCCCCTCGCCTCGACTCCGAGCGCCTTCTGGCGCATGTTTTGGCAAAGCCCCGCGAACACCTCATCGCCCATGATCATCTACCGCTTGCCACGCACGACCTAAGCACCTACGAAAAACTCATTGCCCTTCGCCTCAAGGGGATGCCCCTCCCCTATTTGCTTGGTGTGCGCCCTTTCTATGATCGTTTTTTTCGGGTGAACAGCCATGTGTTGATTCCCCGCCAAGAGACTGAGGGGCTTGTAGAGGCGGCGTTGGCGTGGATACGGCAGGAAAAAGGCGGGCGAGCAAGGATCATCGATGTCGGTACAGGCAGCGGGATCATAGCCGTCACGCTGGCGGCGCACTTGCCTGAATCTATGGTAATCGGGGCAGATATTTCAGCGGCGGCGCTCAGCGTTGCCTACACAAACGGCGCAGAACTACCCAACCTTGCCTTTCTCCAAGCCGATTTGCTCGCCCCTGTTTATGAACGGTTCAATCTGATTGCGGCAAATCTTCCGTATATTGCTACGGCGGATATGAGCCTCCTTGAGGTTGCCCACTTTGAGCCGCATATCGCCCTTGATGGGGGGGGGGACGGGCTGCACCTGATCCGGCGCTTGCTGGCAATGCTCCCTACGCGGATTACCTCACCCGGACTGATCCTCTTAGAACATGGCGCCGATCAGGGGGCAGCGGTGCGGGTGCTGGCAGAACAAACCTTTCCTAAAGGGCGGATTTCGACACTGCGCGACATGGCGGGGCTGGATCGCATTGCTCAGATTCTGGTTTGA
- a CDS encoding GTP-binding protein — MVAARWDWTLSDLLQPQMDNAPVFKITLIGAERVGKSLLVTTYINELGTDFRHVSEGTDLRTTVVNAPRHQAQITLWDMAGRDRYHRLRDQIFVGAHAVALIYDVTSPSSFFDLMSWRDTIQGIAPRVPMIVIGNKIDLPTVVPPEEVRGWSEANGLTFWLTSAVTGEGVMNAFEHLSDIAALEYKRRGAGG, encoded by the coding sequence ATGGTTGCTGCACGTTGGGACTGGACATTGAGCGATCTATTACAGCCACAGATGGACAACGCCCCCGTCTTTAAAATCACCCTGATTGGGGCAGAGCGGGTGGGGAAAAGCCTCCTCGTAACGACCTACATTAACGAATTAGGAACGGATTTTCGCCATGTTAGCGAGGGGACGGATTTACGGACAACCGTCGTAAATGCACCCCGCCACCAAGCACAGATCACGCTTTGGGATATGGCAGGGCGGGACCGCTATCACCGCCTGCGCGATCAGATTTTTGTCGGGGCGCACGCCGTCGCCCTCATCTATGATGTCACCTCACCGTCGTCCTTCTTTGATCTCATGTCGTGGCGTGATACGATTCAGGGCATTGCCCCCCGCGTGCCAATGATCGTGATTGGGAATAAAATAGATTTGCCAACGGTTGTCCCCCCAGAGGAAGTACGGGGTTGGTCAGAAGCCAATGGCTTAACTTTCTGGCTGACCAGCGCCGTAACTGGCGAGGGAGTCATGAACGCCTTTGAGCATCTTTCTGACATTGCCGCCCTAGAATACAAACGGCGCGGCGCGGGCGGCTAA
- a CDS encoding WXG100 family type VII secretion target, with translation MPARKIQADYEKLTAISALFKRRADGVQNLIEALTKISQTISEGAWVGKGAQTYLKEMNDLVLPGLKRLQGVLTEAISATRKIVQAFQEAEDEAGRLFQGQPETFLANRPLVANLKNDSVFSDVRDTFGSVFTTDVRRSLMDNIPTAVNHINNSAAGAALVNDITNAGMRFTLPDGTSIGDPHAPAHRSWTVTFANVSDAAGQTDNASRTITVSTARLYAPGNAMMLARTIAHEMQHAYDYQAGRMNAPGTGDLLSAGAVNRMQAILQESVNTEIRAHTREYAMRDAVAYSENGIFNHANVKFILNDRGYGKTYEDFYNSQLKAAYNNDHSIGLYKVKVRAGVGGNIQVQLIRLK, from the coding sequence ATGCCAGCGCGAAAGATTCAAGCGGATTACGAAAAATTAACAGCGATTAGTGCGCTTTTCAAGCGGCGGGCGGATGGTGTTCAAAACCTCATCGAAGCACTCACCAAAATTAGCCAAACCATCTCTGAGGGCGCATGGGTGGGCAAAGGGGCGCAGACCTACCTAAAGGAAATGAACGATCTTGTTTTGCCTGGGTTGAAACGCCTTCAAGGTGTTCTGACAGAGGCGATAAGCGCCACACGGAAGATTGTCCAAGCCTTTCAAGAGGCGGAAGACGAGGCGGGGCGGCTCTTTCAGGGGCAGCCAGAGACCTTTTTGGCAAATCGTCCCCTTGTTGCCAACCTGAAGAACGACAGTGTTTTCTCCGATGTGCGAGATACCTTCGGAAGCGTGTTCACTACCGATGTGCGCCGCTCTCTGATGGATAATATTCCCACCGCAGTAAACCACATCAACAATTCGGCGGCAGGGGCGGCGCTTGTCAACGACATTACAAACGCCGGAATGCGTTTCACCTTGCCCGATGGGACGTCGATTGGCGATCCTCACGCGCCCGCACACCGCTCATGGACGGTTACCTTTGCCAATGTGAGCGATGCCGCCGGGCAGACGGACAATGCCAGCCGCACGATCACCGTCTCTACGGCACGCCTTTACGCTCCGGGCAACGCGATGATGCTTGCCCGCACAATCGCCCACGAAATGCAGCACGCTTATGATTATCAGGCAGGGCGCATGAACGCCCCCGGTACGGGCGATCTCTTATCCGCCGGAGCGGTCAACCGGATGCAAGCGATCCTCCAAGAATCGGTGAACACCGAAATTCGGGCGCACACCCGCGAATATGCCATGCGCGATGCCGTTGCTTATAGCGAAAATGGGATTTTCAACCACGCCAATGTGAAATTCATCTTGAATGATCGTGGCTATGGCAAAACGTATGAGGATTTCTACAACTCACAGCTTAAAGCCGCCTACAACAATGATCATTCGATTGGTTTGTACAAGGTGAAGGTGCGTGCCGGGGTGGGGGGAAATATCCAAGTTCAGTTGATCCGCCTGAAGTAG
- a CDS encoding NAD-dependent epimerase/dehydratase family protein, which produces MRILILGGDGYLGWSTAMHFSKRGHEVAVVDNYLRRRLHMERGTDSLTPIRPLPERLKVWKDLTGKHIASYIGDLQNWAFVDHIFREFRPETVIHYGEIPSAPYSMIDVHHAVFTHQNNVIGNLHVLYAMRDHTPDAHLVKLGTMGEYGTPNIDIEEGWLDLEINGRKDRLPFPKQPGSMYHLTKVHDTHNIHFACRIWGLRSTDLNQGVVYGIATEEGDMDERLTTRFDYDEAFGTALNRFCVQAVLGIPLTIYGKGGQTRGYLNVRDTLQCVELTTMNPPAAKEFRVFNQFTEQFSVRDLAHKIRDAGKALGLNVEVAHYENPRVEMEEHYYNAKHTRLLDLGLKPHYLSDELVNSMIKRIIQYKDRVIPDAIIPKITWKKGDQGHKMEIVEREGVKS; this is translated from the coding sequence ATGCGTATTTTGATTCTCGGCGGCGATGGCTACCTCGGTTGGAGTACCGCCATGCATTTCTCGAAACGCGGGCATGAGGTTGCCGTCGTCGATAACTATCTGCGCCGCCGCCTGCATATGGAACGCGGCACAGACAGTCTGACCCCCATCCGCCCCCTGCCCGAACGTCTTAAGGTATGGAAAGACCTCACCGGCAAACACATTGCCAGCTATATTGGCGATCTTCAGAATTGGGCGTTTGTCGATCATATTTTCCGCGAATTTCGCCCCGAAACGGTGATTCATTACGGGGAAATCCCTAGCGCCCCCTACTCCATGATCGATGTCCATCACGCCGTCTTCACCCACCAAAACAACGTGATTGGCAACCTGCATGTCCTCTATGCCATGCGCGACCACACCCCCGATGCCCATCTGGTGAAGTTGGGGACAATGGGCGAGTACGGCACGCCGAACATTGATATTGAGGAAGGCTGGCTCGATCTGGAGATCAACGGGCGCAAAGACCGCCTTCCCTTCCCAAAACAACCGGGGTCGATGTACCACCTGACGAAAGTCCACGATACACATAATATTCATTTCGCCTGTCGTATCTGGGGTTTGCGCTCTACAGATTTGAATCAGGGTGTTGTCTACGGTATTGCCACCGAAGAAGGCGACATGGACGAACGTTTGACGACGCGCTTTGATTATGATGAAGCGTTCGGCACAGCGCTCAATCGCTTTTGTGTCCAAGCTGTCTTGGGAATACCCCTCACCATCTACGGAAAAGGTGGGCAAACACGCGGTTACCTAAACGTCCGCGATACGCTGCAATGCGTCGAACTGACGACAATGAACCCGCCAGCGGCAAAGGAATTCCGCGTCTTTAACCAATTTACTGAGCAGTTCTCCGTCCGCGACCTTGCCCATAAGATTCGCGATGCAGGGAAGGCGCTTGGGCTAAATGTGGAAGTTGCTCACTACGAGAACCCCCGCGTTGAGATGGAAGAACACTACTACAACGCCAAACATACACGCCTGCTTGATCTTGGCTTGAAACCGCACTACCTCTCGGACGAACTGGTCAACAGCATGATCAAGCGCATCATCCAGTACAAAGATCGCGTGATCCCCGATGCGATTATCCCCAAAATCACCTGGAAGAAGGGTGATCAGGGACATAAGATGGAGATCGTTGAACGCGAAGGCGTAAAGAGCTAA
- a CDS encoding pyridoxal-phosphate dependent enzyme: MISGPTFEEMLHPAKIDPALRQRAAAALRDAPLDPLNLYNITWRDTSDEIYHVVLPQSITGVDCEIVVLYAQHFPTGSHKVGAAYSVLVEKTLFGEVDPTKHTLVWPSTGNYGIGGAWVGGRMGCQSVVVLPEGMSRERFERIEGYGGRVIKTVGSESNVKEIYDKTKELRAADPTIRILNQFEVMGNYRFHYHVTGNTLVELAAILQERGIGNGRMDAFCSAMGSAGTIAAGDCLKQAFPGHRIVGLEPIQCPTLYNNGYGTHDIQGIGDKHVTWIHNVNNMDALMCIDDMACKKGLQLFAEETGQETLIRRYGVDPAVVNVLAHAFGISGVCNVLGAIKTAKYYGLGKGQVVATIATDGLDRYHSVMDAMRGAYGWLDEAAAVGRVEGVFYGCAPDWVQDGTRNARARWHNLKYYTWVEQQGKTVEELDAQKDPTWWEEHQALVAVIDERLLATRR, from the coding sequence ATGATCAGCGGACCCACCTTTGAAGAAATGCTCCATCCGGCAAAAATTGACCCTGCCCTTCGCCAACGAGCAGCAGCGGCGCTCCGCGATGCGCCGCTTGACCCACTCAATCTCTATAACATCACCTGGCGGGACACCAGCGACGAGATTTACCACGTTGTCTTGCCCCAAAGCATCACTGGCGTAGATTGCGAGATTGTCGTCCTCTATGCGCAGCACTTTCCCACCGGAAGCCACAAAGTAGGGGCGGCTTATTCCGTTCTAGTCGAAAAAACGCTTTTTGGCGAAGTGGATCCGACGAAGCATACCCTTGTGTGGCCCTCCACCGGAAATTATGGCATTGGTGGGGCATGGGTCGGCGGGCGAATGGGCTGCCAGAGCGTCGTTGTGCTGCCCGAAGGGATGAGCCGCGAACGCTTTGAGCGCATCGAAGGCTACGGTGGACGGGTGATCAAAACTGTTGGGTCAGAAAGCAATGTCAAAGAAATTTACGATAAAACGAAAGAACTGCGGGCGGCGGACCCCACCATCCGCATCCTGAATCAGTTTGAGGTCATGGGGAACTACCGCTTTCATTACCATGTGACCGGAAATACCCTTGTTGAACTCGCCGCCATTTTGCAAGAACGCGGTATTGGAAACGGGCGCATGGATGCTTTTTGCTCGGCAATGGGCAGCGCGGGGACAATTGCCGCCGGAGATTGCCTGAAACAAGCCTTCCCCGGACACCGCATCGTTGGGCTAGAGCCGATCCAATGTCCCACCCTTTACAACAATGGCTACGGCACGCACGATATTCAAGGCATTGGGGATAAGCATGTGACATGGATTCACAATGTGAATAACATGGATGCCCTGATGTGCATTGACGACATGGCGTGTAAAAAGGGGCTGCAGCTATTTGCCGAGGAAACTGGACAAGAGACATTGATCCGCCGCTATGGGGTTGATCCGGCGGTGGTGAATGTTTTGGCGCACGCCTTCGGCATTTCGGGTGTGTGTAACGTCCTCGGCGCGATTAAAACGGCGAAGTATTACGGCTTGGGCAAAGGGCAGGTCGTTGCCACCATTGCTACCGATGGGCTGGATCGCTATCACAGCGTCATGGACGCTATGCGCGGCGCTTACGGGTGGCTGGACGAGGCGGCGGCAGTGGGGCGCGTGGAGGGTGTTTTTTATGGCTGCGCCCCAGATTGGGTGCAAGATGGGACGCGAAATGCACGCGCCCGCTGGCACAACCTGAAGTATTACACATGGGTTGAACAGCAAGGCAAGACGGTAGAGGAACTGGACGCCCAAAAAGACCCCACCTGGTGGGAAGAACATCAGGCACTTGTCGCCGTCATTGATGAGCGGCTGCTCGCCACACGCCGCTGA
- a CDS encoding glycosyltransferase family 4 protein, whose product MPHRLRVLASHPVQYHVPYYRALIAAGIDLAVGYFHPGTAAGVAYDRGFGRAFRWDVDLLSGVPHHFFSQTSGDYSRRAQMRAAPALLRWALAERRTPLLLVGWFAPLAYAAWLARTGLRMPTLLFTETTPRTWARQPKPRWRAALTSGLCRRAAACLAIGTENARFYKERGVAPQRIFRTPYSIDNERFAARAATLRHERHALCTQYGLDPALPTFVFCGKFEPVKRPLLLLEAYLAAGLAEKAQLVYVGDGALRPALAARIEAAGAKNVHLIGFLNQSEMPAAYVLGEVLCLVSEAETWGLVVNEALACGRPVIVTAGVGCAADLVDGANGWRSPQPSPHDGAIPPGYPNQGAIHALAKTLQKAWGARDQWERMGAAGQVRVAAHTFTQMAQGTVAALEFLRTNY is encoded by the coding sequence ATGCCCCATCGTCTTCGCGTCCTTGCCTCCCATCCCGTTCAGTATCACGTCCCCTACTACCGTGCGCTGATCGCCGCCGGAATCGATCTGGCAGTAGGCTATTTTCACCCAGGCACAGCAGCGGGTGTCGCCTATGATCGCGGCTTTGGGCGTGCCTTTCGTTGGGATGTTGATCTGCTCTCTGGAGTCCCCCATCATTTTTTTTCTCAAACAAGCGGGGATTACTCGCGGCGGGCGCAGATGCGTGCCGCGCCTGCGCTGCTTCGCTGGGCGCTGGCTGAGCGGCGAACGCCGCTGCTCTTGGTAGGCTGGTTTGCCCCTCTTGCCTATGCCGCGTGGCTGGCGCGAACGGGACTGAGGATGCCCACCCTTCTGTTTACGGAAACAACCCCCCGCACCTGGGCGCGGCAGCCTAAACCCCGCTGGCGGGCGGCGCTCACCAGTGGGTTGTGTCGGCGGGCGGCGGCGTGCCTTGCCATTGGGACAGAAAATGCCCGCTTTTATAAAGAGCGCGGCGTCGCCCCGCAGCGAATTTTTCGCACCCCCTATAGCATTGACAATGAACGCTTTGCGGCGAGGGCAGCCACCCTTCGCCATGAGCGCCACGCCCTGTGTACCCAATATGGGCTTGATCCGGCACTTCCCACCTTTGTGTTCTGTGGGAAGTTTGAGCCGGTCAAACGCCCGCTGCTGCTTTTGGAGGCATACCTTGCGGCAGGGCTGGCGGAAAAAGCGCAGCTTGTTTATGTGGGCGATGGCGCTCTCCGCCCGGCATTGGCAGCGCGAATCGAGGCAGCGGGGGCAAAAAATGTCCACCTGATCGGCTTTTTGAATCAATCCGAGATGCCTGCCGCCTACGTCCTCGGTGAAGTGTTGTGTTTGGTCAGCGAGGCAGAGACGTGGGGGCTTGTCGTGAACGAGGCGCTCGCCTGCGGGCGTCCGGTGATCGTCACGGCGGGGGTTGGCTGCGCGGCGGATTTGGTGGATGGGGCGAACGGGTGGCGCAGCCCGCAGCCCTCACCACATGACGGCGCGATTCCACCGGGATACCCCAACCAGGGAGCAATTCACGCGCTGGCGAAGACGCTCCAAAAAGCATGGGGCGCCCGTGATCAATGGGAGCGCATGGGCGCGGCGGGTCAGGTGCGGGTGGCGGCGCACACCTTCACACAGATGGCACAGGGGACGGTGGCAGCGTTAGAATTTCTAAGGACGAATTACTGA
- a CDS encoding ABC transporter ATP-binding protein — MSNVIEVHNLQKSYGHVVAVGGVSFSVQKGEIFSIVGPNGAGKTTIIETIIGLRKADGGQISVLGLDPQQDARELSNRIGTQLQQSALPDRMKVWEALDLYASFYERTIPWEPLLEQWGLGDKRNAQFANLSGGQKQRLFICLALLNDPEIVFLDELTTGLDPQSRRATWELVTAIRNQGKTVMVISHYMDEVEELADRVAIIDHGQLIALDTPANLIAELHGETRVQFTSSNGFEPNQLSGVEGVTSVSQDQNHIIVSGYGPLLARVAATLAQQNVTPADLRVDHSNLEDVFLALTGKAIRS; from the coding sequence ATGTCAAACGTAATTGAAGTCCACAATCTGCAAAAATCATACGGACACGTGGTCGCCGTTGGCGGGGTATCTTTCTCCGTTCAAAAGGGAGAAATCTTCAGTATTGTTGGACCCAACGGTGCCGGTAAAACGACAATCATCGAAACAATCATCGGGCTGCGCAAAGCGGATGGCGGTCAAATCTCGGTTTTAGGGCTTGATCCGCAGCAAGATGCACGAGAACTGAGCAATCGAATCGGTACACAATTGCAGCAGTCCGCCTTACCAGATCGTATGAAAGTGTGGGAAGCACTTGATCTGTACGCTTCATTTTATGAACGAACCATCCCCTGGGAACCCCTTCTTGAGCAGTGGGGATTAGGCGACAAACGCAACGCTCAATTTGCAAACCTATCCGGTGGGCAGAAGCAGCGGTTGTTCATTTGTCTGGCACTACTCAATGACCCGGAAATCGTCTTCCTCGATGAACTTACGACGGGGCTTGATCCGCAGTCGCGGCGGGCAACATGGGAGCTAGTCACCGCCATTCGCAACCAGGGCAAAACCGTCATGGTGATCTCACACTATATGGATGAAGTGGAAGAACTTGCTGATCGGGTGGCAATCATCGATCACGGACAACTCATCGCACTCGATACACCCGCCAACTTAATCGCTGAACTTCATGGCGAAACTAGGGTGCAATTCACTTCTTCAAACGGTTTTGAGCCAAATCAATTGAGCGGGGTGGAGGGGGTCACCTCAGTATCTCAGGATCAGAATCACATCATCGTGAGCGGTTATGGTCCACTTCTGGCACGGGTCGCAGCGACATTAGCTCAGCAGAATGTTACTCCTGCCGATTTGCGCGTGGATCATTCAAACCTTGAAGACGTATTTCTAGCATTGACTGGCAAGGCAATCAGAAGCTAA
- a CDS encoding ABC transporter permease — MKAFVKLTHSELKLQMREPMAVFFTVVFPVMLLVLFGTIFGNEADERLSGYGRMDLSVPGYIGMIIGTIGMLGIPVSLANYRHLGILRRLRATPVQSGTVLWSHVVTQVVIAFVGIALLFVAGLAFYDLRAPDGHAMIIPAIVIGALSFFAVGFVLAGVMPTARTAQAVGMAIFYPMLFLSGAAMPRFIMPEIVQDISQLLPLTHVVMLIEDLWLYGTWNLTSLTVVVTMFVLGLIVSRRTFRWE, encoded by the coding sequence ATGAAAGCGTTTGTCAAACTCACTCATTCAGAATTGAAATTGCAGATGCGTGAACCTATGGCGGTCTTCTTTACCGTCGTATTCCCCGTCATGCTGCTTGTTCTATTCGGGACTATATTTGGAAATGAAGCCGATGAGCGATTAAGCGGATATGGTCGGATGGATCTTTCCGTACCGGGCTATATTGGCATGATTATTGGAACGATAGGTATGTTGGGTATTCCAGTAAGTTTAGCCAATTACCGTCACTTGGGCATTTTGCGGCGCTTGCGGGCTACGCCTGTTCAATCGGGAACGGTGTTATGGTCTCACGTTGTTACGCAGGTGGTCATTGCCTTCGTGGGTATTGCTCTATTGTTCGTGGCGGGGTTGGCATTTTATGATCTACGCGCACCGGATGGACACGCCATGATTATTCCAGCTATCGTGATTGGCGCACTCAGTTTCTTCGCGGTAGGGTTTGTCCTTGCCGGTGTCATGCCGACGGCACGAACAGCCCAGGCTGTAGGAATGGCAATCTTTTATCCGATGTTGTTCCTATCTGGCGCGGCGATGCCACGTTTCATCATGCCTGAGATCGTACAGGATATAAGCCAGTTGCTACCACTCACCCATGTCGTTATGCTGATCGAAGACTTGTGGCTGTACGGAACATGGAACTTAACCTCACTGACAGTCGTTGTAACGATGTTTGTCCTCGGACTGATTGTGTCCCGTCGCACATTCCGCTGGGAGTAA